Proteins encoded within one genomic window of Candidatus Eisenbacteria bacterium:
- a CDS encoding class I SAM-dependent methyltransferase, with amino-acid sequence MTRLSPPRLEFASRKDLPYLVEHWYLGSRVRHYMMVRRFQEVLEHADLAAGQAVLDLGCGWAYGTHWAHSLGCRATGIDLGMDQLRWARGALPPGASLVHANAKALPFPDASFDRAVSVEMMEHVYRPDRPAVFAEIARVVRRGGRIAISTPNPASPIESVKRVAVRWPWLRRALPSSCFPEASDDAAAYHPYRYHHPLAAAELAAGLSSAGFRVLGTRHFLWVPKTLPDALAGAGRAAEALAEALPLVRGAGATTLVWAERA; translated from the coding sequence GTGACCCGCCTCAGCCCGCCACGGCTCGAGTTCGCGAGCCGCAAGGATCTGCCGTACCTGGTCGAACACTGGTACCTCGGTTCCCGCGTCCGCCATTACATGATGGTGCGGCGCTTTCAGGAGGTGCTCGAACACGCCGACCTGGCGGCGGGCCAGGCGGTGCTCGACCTCGGCTGCGGCTGGGCCTACGGCACGCACTGGGCGCACTCACTCGGCTGTCGCGCGACGGGGATCGATCTGGGCATGGACCAGCTGCGCTGGGCCCGCGGTGCGCTGCCGCCCGGCGCCTCGCTCGTGCACGCCAACGCGAAGGCGCTGCCGTTCCCGGACGCGAGCTTCGATCGCGCGGTGTCGGTCGAGATGATGGAGCACGTCTACCGGCCCGACCGGCCGGCCGTGTTCGCGGAGATCGCGCGCGTCGTGCGGCGCGGAGGGCGGATCGCGATCTCGACTCCGAACCCGGCTTCGCCGATCGAGTCCGTGAAGCGCGTCGCGGTGCGCTGGCCGTGGCTGCGCCGGGCGCTGCCCTCCTCGTGTTTTCCCGAGGCCAGCGACGACGCGGCCGCCTACCACCCGTATCGCTACCACCATCCGCTCGCGGCCGCCGAACTGGCCGCGGGGCTTTCGAGCGCGGGATTCCGCGTGCTGGGCACGCGGCACTTCCTGTGGGTGCCCAAGACGCTGCCCGATGCGCTGGCCGGAGCGGGGCGCGCGGCCGAGGCGCTGGCCGAAGCGCTGCCGCTCGTGCGCGGCGCGGGCGCGACGACGCTCGTGTGGGCGGAGCGCGCGTGA
- a CDS encoding methylmalonyl-CoA mutase: MASRTPKTKARTTSRSHSARPGPARKSPARGRRVAPAAPKANGAFAAQTRSFESAYPKDRERRDLYPFTISGLPIKPLYGPADLQGMDLARDLSVPGEYPYTRGVHPTMYRGRMFTMRQFAGFGTARDTNQRFHYLLEHGQTGLSIAFDNPTIMGYDSDHPKSHGEVGKCGVAIDSLRDMEILLDGIDPGAVSTSMTINGPASIMYGFYLANAEKRGVPFRRLRGTLQNDILKEYIAQKCWCFPPEPSLRIIVDLIEFSTKHVPQWNTISISGYHIREAGSTAAQELAFTLADGFTYVERCLERGLDVDDFAPRLSFFWNSHLDFFEEIAKLRAARRIWARHMRERYGAKRRESWLMRFHTQTAGCSLWDKQPENNIVRTAFEALAGVLGGTQSLHTNSMDETIALPSDKAVKIALRTQQIIAHEIGVTETIDPLAGSYYVEHLTNTLEEQAEDYFRRIEGMGGVVPGIEKGFFQRELAAAAYQYQQEVERKQRILVGVNEYVEPDEKLEIPILYIGEEVEAGQKRAIAELKRVRHDAATTAALKALTAAAATAPGGANLMEKILECARSYATEGEIRNAMREVFGDYVESVEF, translated from the coding sequence ATGGCGTCCCGCACCCCGAAGACGAAGGCCCGCACGACCTCCCGCAGCCACTCCGCGCGCCCGGGCCCCGCGCGGAAGTCGCCCGCGCGCGGGCGCAGGGTCGCCCCGGCCGCCCCGAAGGCCAACGGCGCCTTCGCCGCGCAGACGCGGTCGTTCGAGTCGGCCTACCCGAAGGACCGCGAGCGGCGCGACCTGTATCCGTTCACGATCTCGGGCCTGCCGATCAAGCCGCTTTACGGCCCCGCGGACCTTCAGGGCATGGACCTCGCGCGCGACCTGTCGGTACCGGGCGAATACCCGTACACGCGCGGCGTGCATCCGACGATGTACCGCGGCCGCATGTTCACCATGCGGCAGTTCGCCGGATTCGGCACGGCGCGCGACACGAACCAGCGCTTCCACTACCTGCTCGAGCACGGCCAGACCGGACTGTCCATCGCCTTCGACAACCCGACGATCATGGGCTACGACAGCGACCACCCGAAGTCGCACGGCGAGGTCGGCAAGTGCGGGGTCGCCATTGACAGCCTGCGCGACATGGAGATCCTGCTCGACGGCATCGACCCGGGCGCGGTCTCGACGTCCATGACGATCAACGGACCGGCGTCCATCATGTACGGGTTCTACCTCGCGAACGCCGAGAAGCGCGGGGTGCCGTTCCGCCGGCTGCGCGGCACGCTGCAGAACGACATCCTCAAGGAGTACATCGCCCAGAAGTGCTGGTGCTTTCCGCCCGAGCCGTCGCTGCGCATCATCGTGGACCTGATCGAGTTTTCGACGAAGCACGTTCCGCAGTGGAACACGATCTCGATCAGCGGCTACCACATCCGCGAGGCGGGCTCGACGGCGGCGCAGGAGCTGGCGTTCACGCTCGCCGACGGCTTCACCTACGTCGAGCGCTGCCTCGAACGCGGGCTCGATGTGGACGACTTCGCGCCGCGCCTGTCGTTCTTCTGGAACAGCCACCTCGACTTCTTCGAGGAGATCGCCAAGCTGCGCGCGGCGAGGCGCATCTGGGCGAGGCACATGCGCGAGCGCTACGGCGCGAAACGGCGCGAGTCGTGGCTGATGCGCTTCCACACCCAGACGGCCGGCTGCTCGCTTTGGGACAAGCAGCCCGAGAACAACATCGTCCGCACGGCGTTCGAGGCGCTCGCGGGCGTGCTCGGCGGCACGCAGTCGCTGCACACGAACTCGATGGACGAGACGATCGCGCTGCCGAGCGACAAGGCGGTCAAGATCGCGCTGCGCACGCAGCAGATCATCGCCCACGAGATCGGAGTCACCGAGACGATCGATCCGCTCGCGGGCTCGTACTACGTCGAGCACCTCACGAACACGCTCGAGGAGCAGGCCGAGGACTACTTCCGGCGCATCGAGGGCATGGGCGGCGTCGTGCCGGGCATCGAGAAGGGCTTCTTCCAGCGCGAGCTGGCGGCCGCGGCCTACCAGTACCAGCAGGAGGTCGAGCGAAAGCAGCGCATCCTGGTCGGCGTGAACGAGTACGTCGAGCCCGACGAAAAGCTCGAGATCCCGATCCTGTACATCGGCGAGGAGGTCGAGGCGGGCCAGAAGCGCGCGATCGCCGAGCTCAAGCGCGTCCGCCACGACGCGGCTACGACCGCGGCGCTCAAGGCGCTCACGGCGGCGGCGGCGACGGCTCCCGGCGGGGCGAACCTGATGGAGAAGATCCTCGAGTGCGCGCGCAGCTACGCGACCGAGGGCGAGATCCGCAACGCCATGCGCGAGGTGTTCGGGGACTACGTCGAGTCGGTGGAGTTCTAG
- the meaB gene encoding methylmalonyl Co-A mutase-associated GTPase MeaB: MNAAFADPSEAELIRRTLAGERVPLARAISWVENEQPGAAALLDACFGAAGRAFRIGITGPPGAGKSTLVTRLAREYRGRGETVAIVAVDPTSPFSGGALLGDRVRMNELAGDPGVFIRSMATRGSMGGLAVHTAQVCDVLDAAGFGRILIETVGVGQSELEVAQTADTTAVVLVPESGDAVQAMKAGLMEIADVFVINKADREGAERATFAVQSALELRAPTSAWRIPVHRTVASTGEGVAGVVDRFEEHLLFLRESGGLELRRRQRLEQRLRDLLESRLWAGFRARIPDADWRQSLEALAARRRTPNEIAAELVERAAGAPGGVEAAGSPPRTSS, encoded by the coding sequence GTGAACGCCGCCTTCGCCGACCCATCCGAAGCCGAACTCATCCGCCGAACGCTGGCGGGCGAGCGCGTGCCGCTGGCCCGCGCGATCTCGTGGGTCGAGAACGAACAGCCCGGCGCCGCCGCGCTGCTCGACGCCTGCTTCGGCGCCGCCGGGCGGGCGTTCCGCATCGGCATCACCGGACCGCCCGGCGCGGGCAAGAGCACGCTCGTCACCCGGCTCGCCCGGGAGTACCGCGGCCGCGGCGAAACGGTCGCGATCGTCGCGGTGGATCCGACGAGTCCCTTCTCGGGCGGGGCGCTGCTCGGCGACCGCGTGCGCATGAACGAACTGGCCGGCGACCCGGGCGTGTTCATCCGCTCGATGGCGACGCGCGGCAGCATGGGCGGGCTGGCGGTGCACACGGCGCAGGTCTGCGACGTGCTCGACGCCGCCGGCTTCGGCCGCATCCTCATCGAGACCGTCGGCGTCGGGCAGAGCGAGCTCGAGGTCGCGCAGACCGCCGACACGACCGCGGTCGTGCTGGTGCCCGAATCGGGCGACGCCGTGCAGGCGATGAAGGCCGGGCTCATGGAGATCGCGGACGTGTTCGTGATCAACAAGGCCGACCGCGAGGGCGCCGAGCGCGCCACGTTCGCCGTCCAGTCGGCGCTGGAGCTGCGCGCGCCGACCAGCGCCTGGCGCATCCCGGTGCACCGCACGGTCGCCTCCACGGGCGAGGGCGTCGCCGGGGTTGTGGACCGCTTCGAGGAGCACCTGCTGTTCCTGCGCGAGAGCGGCGGGCTCGAACTCCGCCGCCGCCAGCGGCTCGAGCAGCGGCTGCGCGACCTGCTCGAGAGCCGGTTGTGGGCCGGGTTCCGCGCGCGGATTCCGGACGCCGACTGGCGCCAGAGCCTCGAGGCCCTCGCCGCGCGCCGCCGGACGCCGAACGAAATCGCGGCCGAGCTGGTCGAGCGGGCGGCGGGAGCCCCGGGCGGCGTCGAAGCCGCCGGGTCGCCTCCGCGCACGTCGTCGTAA
- a CDS encoding YraN family protein, translating into MGLSQDRGRAGEDLAAAYLRLAGLRPVGRNLRLGGVEVDVVADDGATRVLIEVRLRSRGDFGGAAATVDRRKRERLARAALALAQQGYSRIRVDVVTVDLDPDGARLTHYRNAITE; encoded by the coding sequence ATGGGACTGTCCCAGGATCGTGGCCGCGCGGGCGAGGATCTCGCAGCGGCCTACCTGCGGCTCGCCGGGCTGCGGCCGGTCGGGCGCAACCTCCGGCTCGGCGGGGTGGAAGTGGACGTGGTGGCGGACGACGGCGCGACGCGCGTGCTGATCGAGGTGCGGCTGCGCAGCCGCGGCGACTTCGGCGGCGCGGCGGCGACGGTGGACCGACGCAAGCGGGAACGGCTGGCGCGCGCGGCGCTCGCGCTCGCGCAGCAGGGCTATTCGCGCATCCGCGTGGACGTTGTGACCGTGGACCTGGACCCCGACGGCGCACGCCTCACGCACTATCGCAACGCAATCACGGAGTGA
- a CDS encoding ribonuclease HII, translating to MTLGRWRRLASAEARIAGRSGTIAGVDEAGRGPLAGPVVAAAVVLDLSLDWDGLDDSKQVPARRREEVFARVLQGARAFRWCVAGPRTIERVNIRRATLGAMARSVAGLPVVPECVLVDGNDEVPDLACEQRAVVDGDATCLSIAAASIVAKVVRDRIMTRLDRVWPAYGFAQHKGYGTPEHLAALRAHGPCPAHRATYAPVMALELPLG from the coding sequence GTGACCCTCGGGCGCTGGCGACGCCTCGCGAGTGCCGAAGCCCGGATCGCCGGGCGCTCCGGCACGATCGCCGGGGTGGATGAGGCGGGTCGCGGCCCGCTCGCCGGTCCGGTGGTGGCCGCGGCGGTGGTGCTCGATCTGTCGCTCGACTGGGACGGGCTCGACGACAGCAAGCAGGTCCCCGCGCGCAGGCGCGAGGAAGTGTTCGCCCGGGTGCTGCAAGGCGCCCGGGCTTTTCGCTGGTGCGTCGCCGGGCCGCGCACGATCGAGCGCGTCAACATCCGCCGCGCGACGCTCGGCGCGATGGCCCGCTCGGTCGCGGGGCTGCCGGTCGTTCCGGAGTGCGTGCTGGTGGACGGCAACGACGAGGTGCCGGACCTCGCCTGCGAGCAGCGCGCGGTGGTGGACGGCGACGCGACCTGCCTGTCCATCGCGGCCGCGTCCATCGTCGCGAAGGTCGTGCGCGACCGGATCATGACACGGCTCGACCGTGTCTGGCCCGCCTACGGCTTCGCGCAGCACAAGGGCTACGGCACGCCCGAACACCTGGCGGCACTCCGCGCGCACGGGCCGTGCCCGGCGCACCGGGCGACCTACGCGCCCGTGATGGCGCTGGAGCTGCCCCTGGGCTGA
- the rplS gene encoding 50S ribosomal protein L19: MGLIQKVENAHLKSEVPDLRPGTTVEVSVRVIEGDKERQQKFRGEVTNVRGAGLRRTFTVRKMSEGIGVERTWPLHSPSIADIKVMGQKKVRRAKLFYLRKKKGKAARLKEKAGASTNE, from the coding sequence ATGGGCCTGATCCAGAAAGTCGAGAACGCGCACCTCAAGAGCGAGGTTCCCGACCTCCGTCCCGGCACCACCGTCGAGGTGAGCGTGCGCGTGATCGAGGGAGACAAGGAACGCCAGCAGAAGTTCCGCGGCGAGGTCACGAACGTGCGCGGCGCGGGGCTGCGCCGGACGTTCACGGTCCGCAAGATGTCCGAGGGCATCGGCGTCGAGCGCACCTGGCCGCTGCACTCGCCGTCCATCGCGGACATCAAGGTGATGGGCCAGAAGAAGGTCCGCCGCGCGAAGCTGTTCTATCTGCGCAAGAAGAAGGGCAAGGCCGCCCGCCTGAAGGAGAAGGCCGGCGCCTCGACGAACGAGTGA
- the dut gene encoding dUTP diphosphatase translates to MSEPVVSVRIRRLPHAGDLPLPAYETHGAAGMDVRAAVEQPLTLASGAIALVPTGFAIEVPEGFEMQVRPRSGLAAKHGITLPNSPATIDSDYRGEIRVIVQNLGPEPFVIERGMRIAQMVLQRVPRVAWIESDELTATSREGGGFGHTGVK, encoded by the coding sequence ATGAGCGAGCCAGTCGTTTCCGTCCGCATCCGCCGCCTGCCGCACGCCGGCGACCTGCCGCTGCCCGCCTACGAAACGCACGGGGCCGCCGGCATGGACGTGCGCGCGGCCGTGGAGCAGCCGCTCACCCTCGCGAGCGGCGCCATCGCGCTCGTTCCCACCGGCTTCGCGATCGAGGTGCCGGAGGGCTTCGAGATGCAGGTGCGCCCGCGCTCGGGGCTCGCCGCGAAGCACGGCATCACGCTGCCCAACAGCCCGGCGACGATCGACTCCGACTATCGCGGCGAGATCCGGGTGATCGTCCAGAACCTCGGCCCCGAGCCGTTCGTGATCGAGCGCGGCATGCGCATCGCTCAAATGGTGCTGCAGCGCGTTCCGCGGGTGGCGTGGATCGAGAGCGACGAACTGACCGCGACCTCACGCGAGGGCGGCGGATTCGGCCACACCGGGGTGAAGTAG
- a CDS encoding undecaprenyl-phosphate glucose phosphotransferase has translation MDAVLIGGSWLLAWWLRFHGLGLPAPRGLAPLSLYLWSGAVLVPSALLVLRTLRLYRSARTARLGSELLSLVQSMLVISALAAIGSYLSRGELSRLVILIFFLTGSLVLCASRVVLRLMLRGLRKSGHNLRHVLVVGTGELAGVVLEKIRRHSDFGLRVHGLVAADTAQVGATVHGARVLGSIADLPRLAGEEGAELIYLALARPEWQAEEEALRLLADSTASVRLVPDLTSAFRLNPSVEDFDGLPVVLVTDSPEQGWNAVVKRAFDLAGSGLGLVLLSPILLLLAILVRLDSPGPVFYAQERVGMNGRRFRMLKFRSMRVDAEAAGVAWTTKDDPRRTKLGAWLRKLSLDELPQLWNVFAGDMSLVGPRPEQPRFVEDFRGSIPRYMLRHHVKAGMTGWAQVNGLRGDTPLARRIEYDLFYVQHWSLWFDVRILLLTVVRVFRDASAY, from the coding sequence GTGGACGCCGTCCTGATCGGCGGCTCGTGGCTGCTCGCCTGGTGGTTGCGCTTCCACGGCCTCGGCCTCCCGGCGCCGCGCGGGCTCGCGCCGCTGTCGCTCTATCTTTGGAGCGGGGCCGTACTGGTGCCGAGCGCGCTGCTCGTGCTGCGGACGCTGCGCCTGTACCGCTCGGCGCGAACCGCGAGGCTCGGGTCCGAGCTGCTCTCGCTGGTCCAGTCCATGCTCGTCATCAGCGCGCTCGCGGCGATCGGCTCCTACCTTTCGCGCGGCGAGCTGTCGCGTCTCGTGATCCTGATCTTCTTCCTCACCGGATCGCTCGTGCTGTGCGCGAGCCGAGTCGTCCTGCGGCTCATGCTTCGAGGCCTGCGCAAGAGCGGCCACAACCTGCGCCACGTGCTGGTCGTCGGCACCGGCGAGCTTGCCGGCGTCGTGCTCGAGAAGATCCGCCGGCACTCCGACTTCGGGCTGCGCGTGCACGGGCTGGTCGCGGCCGACACCGCGCAGGTCGGCGCGACCGTCCACGGCGCGAGGGTGCTCGGGTCCATCGCGGATCTGCCGCGCCTGGCCGGCGAGGAGGGCGCGGAGCTCATCTATCTGGCGCTCGCACGGCCCGAGTGGCAGGCCGAGGAGGAGGCGCTCCGGCTGCTCGCCGACTCGACGGCCTCGGTGCGGCTCGTGCCCGACCTGACGAGCGCGTTCCGCCTGAACCCCAGCGTCGAGGACTTCGACGGGCTGCCGGTGGTGCTCGTCACCGACAGTCCCGAGCAGGGCTGGAACGCGGTCGTGAAGCGCGCGTTCGACCTCGCCGGCTCGGGGCTCGGACTGGTGCTGCTCTCCCCCATCCTTCTGCTGCTCGCGATCCTGGTCCGGCTCGATTCACCGGGTCCGGTCTTCTACGCGCAGGAACGCGTCGGCATGAACGGGCGGCGCTTCCGCATGCTCAAGTTCCGCAGCATGCGAGTGGACGCCGAGGCGGCCGGTGTCGCGTGGACGACGAAGGACGACCCGCGGCGCACGAAGCTGGGCGCGTGGCTGCGCAAGCTCTCGCTCGACGAGCTGCCGCAGCTGTGGAACGTGTTCGCCGGCGACATGAGCCTGGTGGGACCGCGGCCGGAGCAGCCGCGTTTCGTCGAGGACTTCCGCGGTTCGATCCCGCGCTACATGCTGCGGCACCACGTGAAGGCGGGCATGACGGGCTGGGCGCAGGTCAACGGCCTGCGCGGCGACACGCCGCTGGCGCGGCGCATCGAGTACGACCTGTTCTACGTCCAGCACTGGTCGCTGTGGTTCGACGTGCGGATCCTGCTGCTGACGGTCGTGCGCGTGTTCCGCGACGCGTCGGCGTACTGA
- a CDS encoding glycosyltransferase family 4 protein, which produces MNVALDARKLFDGGIGTYIRGVLGALARDVRGDAFTALVDPRDAGRVAWPGPVAERTASAGKYGLSEHWVVPREARAAGAKVLHAPHYTLPLLWNGPAVVTIHDLIHLRFPQFHPPGAALYARVVAGAAVARARVVLADSEFTREDVIELLGANPDQVRVAYLAAPEGLAAPPPGAVAAFRAARGLPADYVLYVGARKRHKNLGLLLRAWAAMRGSERPPLVLSGAPWPADDRHAHLAAALGVAKHVHFAGESRDDGSLAALYAGAALYAHPALCEGFGLPPLEAMACGTPVLSSDAGSLPEVVGDAAQLLPPRDPAAWAHAITSLLGSPSRRDGLVARGRERVKRFSWAKTAEAARAAYHAAAAE; this is translated from the coding sequence ATGAACGTCGCGCTCGACGCCCGCAAGCTGTTCGACGGCGGCATCGGCACGTACATCCGCGGCGTGCTCGGGGCGCTCGCGCGCGACGTTCGCGGCGACGCGTTCACGGCGCTCGTGGACCCGCGGGACGCCGGCCGGGTCGCCTGGCCGGGTCCGGTGGCCGAGCGGACCGCGAGCGCGGGCAAGTACGGGCTCTCCGAGCACTGGGTCGTGCCGCGCGAAGCGCGCGCCGCCGGCGCGAAGGTGCTGCACGCCCCGCATTACACGCTGCCGCTGCTCTGGAACGGACCCGCCGTGGTCACGATCCACGACCTGATCCACCTGCGCTTCCCGCAGTTTCACCCGCCGGGCGCCGCGCTCTACGCGCGCGTCGTCGCGGGCGCCGCGGTGGCGCGCGCGCGCGTGGTGCTGGCCGATTCGGAGTTCACGCGCGAGGACGTGATCGAGCTGCTCGGCGCGAATCCCGACCAGGTCCGCGTGGCCTATCTCGCCGCGCCCGAAGGCCTGGCCGCGCCGCCGCCCGGGGCGGTCGCGGCGTTCCGCGCCGCGCGCGGGTTGCCCGCCGACTACGTCCTGTATGTCGGCGCCCGCAAACGCCACAAGAACCTCGGGCTGCTCTTGCGGGCATGGGCGGCGATGCGCGGGAGCGAACGCCCACCGCTCGTCCTGTCCGGCGCGCCGTGGCCCGCGGACGACCGGCACGCGCACCTCGCGGCGGCGCTGGGCGTCGCGAAGCACGTGCACTTCGCCGGCGAGTCGCGCGACGACGGGTCGCTCGCCGCGCTCTACGCCGGCGCGGCGCTCTACGCGCACCCGGCGCTGTGCGAAGGCTTCGGCCTGCCGCCGCTCGAGGCCATGGCCTGCGGCACGCCGGTGCTCTCGAGCGACGCCGGCTCGCTCCCCGAAGTGGTCGGCGACGCCGCCCAGCTGCTTCCGCCGCGCGACCCGGCGGCCTGGGCGCATGCGATCACGAGCCTGCTCGGCAGCCCCTCGCGCCGCGACGGCCTGGTCGCCCGCGGCCGCGAGCGCGTGAAGCGCTTCTCATGGGCGAAAACCGCCGAAGCCGCCCGCGCCGCCTACCACGCGGCGGCGGCGGAGTAG
- a CDS encoding glycosyltransferase family 2 protein encodes MTGAQRISAIVPSLDRPDWLARSLAALAAAQPGFHEVVVADQSRGPEARELCERFGARHLGLAERGLSRARNAALQVVTGDWVAFPDDDATVAPDFVAAFARAIAHSPGAAFVCGHVTYPSGRTMQPGMDGRARPLADVEDVLRTAVSPGLVVRREALERAGGFDERLGVGAEYPSGEESDLLIRLLASGETGAYAPEVRVDHPDPFEIRDDAGALRRMSSYGRGWGALFAKHSGGPDGDRFARLQRRYERRAWLGAFAFALRLDLRRMREYAAAHRGRREGWRDWLAREGRT; translated from the coding sequence ATGACCGGGGCGCAGCGCATCAGTGCGATCGTGCCGTCGCTGGACCGCCCGGACTGGCTGGCGCGCTCGCTCGCCGCCCTGGCGGCGGCGCAGCCGGGCTTCCACGAGGTCGTCGTCGCGGACCAGTCGCGCGGACCCGAGGCGCGGGAGTTGTGCGAACGCTTCGGGGCGCGCCACCTGGGACTCGCCGAACGCGGTCTGTCGCGCGCGCGCAACGCCGCGCTGCAGGTCGTGACCGGCGACTGGGTGGCGTTCCCGGACGACGATGCGACCGTCGCGCCCGACTTCGTCGCGGCGTTCGCCCGCGCCATCGCGCATTCGCCCGGGGCGGCTTTCGTCTGCGGCCACGTGACCTACCCCTCGGGCCGGACGATGCAGCCGGGCATGGACGGCCGGGCGCGCCCGCTCGCGGACGTCGAGGACGTCCTGCGCACCGCAGTTAGTCCCGGGCTGGTCGTGCGCCGCGAGGCACTCGAGCGCGCGGGCGGCTTCGACGAGCGCCTGGGCGTCGGCGCCGAGTACCCGAGCGGAGAGGAGTCCGACCTGCTGATCCGCCTTCTCGCGAGCGGTGAGACCGGCGCGTACGCTCCCGAGGTGCGCGTGGACCATCCCGACCCGTTCGAGATCCGCGACGACGCCGGTGCCCTGCGCCGCATGAGCTCCTACGGCCGCGGCTGGGGCGCGCTGTTCGCCAAGCACTCGGGGGGCCCCGACGGCGATCGCTTCGCGCGCCTGCAGCGCCGCTACGAGCGGCGGGCATGGCTCGGGGCGTTCGCGTTCGCGCTGCGCCTCGACCTGCGGCGCATGCGCGAGTACGCCGCCGCCCATCGCGGCCGCCGCGAAGGGTGGCGCGACTGGCTGGCGAGGGAGGGGCGCACATGA
- a CDS encoding glycosyltransferase: MRVCWVLTDLSGGGAERLPLRLAPALTRAALEIVLLKDRVEHDVPSGVTVRTLGPARRSLASGAPRLVAGLRHAARGADLVVGGLELDATCFAVACAALARRPVVAVVHTDLERTYAHFRLPGAQWWVYGRALAACRRVVAVSPEALAAARRLGVPDERLVEIPNPAPPAPLAARSPRVAGQPFRLLAVGRLVPEKAHDLLLDALARVADRSISLTLLGDGPLRAALEGQAASLGLGGRVRFAGFVRDPAPEMARAHAWVLTSPAEGLPLALLEAMQAGLPILSTRCGRAVEGLLEGEPTAGVLVDAGDAAALAAAIDALAADEPRAAALGAAGRERVRPFTPDALAPRWEQVFEEAVR; the protein is encoded by the coding sequence GTGCGCGTCTGCTGGGTGCTGACCGATCTCTCGGGCGGCGGAGCCGAACGCCTGCCGCTCCGGCTCGCGCCGGCGCTCACGCGCGCCGCGCTCGAGATCGTGCTGCTCAAGGACCGCGTCGAGCACGACGTGCCCTCCGGTGTGACGGTGCGCACGCTCGGGCCGGCGCGTCGCTCCCTCGCGTCCGGCGCGCCGCGCCTGGTCGCGGGCCTGCGCCACGCGGCGAGAGGCGCGGACCTCGTGGTCGGCGGGCTGGAACTGGACGCGACCTGCTTCGCGGTGGCGTGCGCGGCGCTGGCGCGCCGCCCGGTCGTGGCGGTGGTGCACACCGACCTCGAGCGGACCTACGCCCACTTCCGCCTGCCGGGCGCGCAATGGTGGGTCTACGGCCGCGCGCTCGCCGCCTGCCGCCGCGTCGTCGCCGTCTCGCCCGAGGCGCTCGCCGCGGCGCGGCGACTCGGCGTGCCGGACGAGCGGCTGGTCGAGATCCCGAACCCCGCGCCACCCGCGCCGCTCGCCGCCCGCTCCCCGCGCGTCGCCGGCCAGCCGTTCAGGTTGCTCGCGGTCGGCCGGCTCGTTCCCGAGAAGGCGCACGATCTGCTGCTCGATGCGCTCGCCCGCGTCGCGGATCGTTCGATTTCGCTCACGCTACTCGGCGACGGGCCGCTCCGGGCCGCACTCGAGGGGCAGGCCGCGAGCCTCGGGCTCGGCGGGCGCGTCCGGTTCGCGGGCTTCGTTCGCGACCCCGCGCCCGAGATGGCTCGCGCGCATGCGTGGGTGCTGACCTCGCCGGCCGAAGGCCTGCCGCTCGCGCTGCTCGAAGCGATGCAGGCGGGACTGCCGATCCTTTCGACGCGCTGCGGCCGCGCGGTCGAAGGCCTGCTCGAGGGCGAGCCGACTGCGGGCGTGCTGGTGGATGCGGGCGACGCGGCGGCGCTGGCCGCCGCGATCGACGCGCTCGCCGCCGACGAGCCGCGCGCGGCGGCGCTCGGCGCGGCGGGCCGCGAACGGGTGCGCCCGTTCACGCCCGATGCCCTCGCGCCGCGGTGGGAGCAGGTCTTCGAGGAGGCCGTGCGATGA
- a CDS encoding class I SAM-dependent methyltransferase, with protein MTGRFRERLYGAYYSTTFARANPATDADYRMRARILRQVLLPHLPASRDARLLDLACGNGYAVHMLREAGYTNVRGVDLSGEQVALARRRGLPVEEGDAFRTLEGESASCDAILALDFIEHLDRDELLAFFDLARKALRPGGRLVVKTANANSPIATRLRWGDLTHEQLFTENSLRAAFQVCALKPLFIGGQRYRPFTVGGWARLAVASVGRWLWGMYLIADLGREGVGVPTEFDLVGVAEPA; from the coding sequence ATGACAGGCCGGTTCCGCGAGCGCCTCTATGGCGCGTACTACAGCACCACCTTCGCGCGCGCGAACCCCGCCACGGACGCGGACTACCGCATGCGCGCGCGCATCCTGCGGCAGGTCCTGCTGCCGCACCTGCCGGCGTCGCGGGACGCCCGCCTCCTCGATCTCGCCTGCGGCAACGGCTACGCGGTGCACATGCTGCGCGAGGCCGGCTACACGAATGTCCGGGGCGTGGACCTGAGCGGCGAGCAGGTTGCGCTCGCCCGGCGGCGGGGCCTGCCGGTCGAAGAGGGCGACGCGTTCCGCACGCTCGAGGGCGAATCGGCGAGCTGCGACGCGATCCTCGCGCTCGACTTCATCGAGCACCTCGACCGCGACGAACTGCTCGCGTTCTTCGACCTCGCCCGCAAGGCGCTGCGCCCCGGCGGGCGGCTGGTCGTGAAGACGGCGAACGCCAACTCCCCGATCGCGACGCGCCTGCGCTGGGGCGACCTCACGCACGAACAGCTGTTCACCGAGAACTCGCTGCGCGCGGCGTTCCAGGTCTGCGCGCTCAAGCCCCTGTTCATCGGCGGCCAGCGCTACCGGCCGTTCACGGTGGGGGGTTGGGCGCGGCTCGCGGTGGCGAGCGTCGGGCGCTGGCTGTGGGGCATGTACCTGATCGCCGACCTGGGCCGCGAGGGCGTCGGCGTGCCGACCGAGTTCGACCTCGTCGGCGTGGCCGAGCCCGCCTGA